A DNA window from Drosophila pseudoobscura strain MV-25-SWS-2005 chromosome 2, UCI_Dpse_MV25, whole genome shotgun sequence contains the following coding sequences:
- the 140up gene encoding RPII140-upstream gene protein, with the protein MSFLRKGGRFLIAGILPAIQDSPDDIVDKENKTYKAYLASKPPNETGLERLKHMFTIDEFGSISSELNSIYQAGFLGFLIGAIYGGVTQSRVGYMNFMENNQATAFKSHFDAKKKLQDQFTVNFAKGGFKWGWRVGLFTTSYFGIITCISVYRDKSSIYEYLAAGSLTGATYKMNLGLRGMAAGGIIGGFLGGIAGVTSLLLMKASGTSMEEVRYWQYKWRVNRDDNIQAAFKKMSEDEHPDLFKAHDNRVSEEVSLDSVK; encoded by the exons ATGAGTTTTTTAAGGAAAGGCGGCCGGTTTCTGATTGCCGGCATTCTGCCGGCCATACAGGACTCCCCCGACGACATCGTCGACAAGGAGAACAAAACCTACAAAGCCTATTTGGCCAGCAAACCGCCAAATGAAACCGGACTCGAGCGCCTGAAGCATATGTTTACGATTGA TGAATTTGGCAGCATATCCTCCGAGCTAAACTCCATTTACCAGGCCGGGTTCCTGGGCTTCCTCATTGGAGCGATCTACGGCGGCGTTACACAATCGCGGGTGGGATACATGAATTTTATGGAGAACAATCAGGCCACAGCCTTTAAATCCCACTTTGATGCCAAG AAAAAACTGCAGGATCAGTTCACAGTGAATTTCGCCAAAGGCGGCTTCAAGTGGGGCTGGCGCGTCGGTCTTTTCACGACCTCCTACTT TGGCATCATCACCTGCATTTCAGTTTATCGCGACAAATCCTCCATTTACGAATACCTTGCCGCTGGCTCATTAACTGGTGCCACCTACAAAATGAATCTGGGTCTTCGGGGCATGGCTGCTGGCGGCATTATCGGTGGCTTCCTTGGTGGCATTGCTGGCGTGACTTCCCTGCTGCTGATGAAGGCCTCGGGCACATCCATGGAGGAGGTGCGGTACTGGCAGTACAAGTGGCGAGTGAATCGCGACGACAACATTCAGGCGGCATTCAAGAAGATGTCAGAAGACGAACACCCCGATCTGTTCAAGGCCCACGACAATCGTGTGTCCGAAGAGGTATCCCTGGACTCCGTTAAGTAA
- the twf gene encoding twinfilin, translated as MSHQTGIRANEQLAKVLGKAKNGKLRVVKVSIENEQLSCSATADVKKDWERDYDKLLGPLLEETVPCYILYRLDAKIPLGHSWLLISWIPDTASIRQKMVYASTKATLKTEFGSAYITEELHATTLEETTLEGYRKHKRDFAAPAPLTTREEELKELRKTEVHTEISTNTRHQTLGGISCPLTDATVAAVQDLVRGNYDYLQFRIDLEEERIHVSHAAQVELSALPKQVPEDHARYHLFLFRHTHEGDYQESYVFVYSMPGYTCSVRERMMYSSCKAPFLEQLAALGVDVVKKLEIDNGNELTEAYLLDELHPKKILHRPAFAKPKGPPNRGAKRLTRPSNEDQV; from the exons atgtctCATCAAACGGGTATTCGAG CTAACGAGCAGCTGGCAAAGGTGCTTGGAAAGGCCAAAAACGGGAAATTGCGGGTGGTAAAAGTATCCATAGAGAATG AGCAGCTCAGCTGTAGCGCCACAGCTGATGTGAAGAAGGATTGGGAGCGCGACTACGATAAGCTATTGGGGCCGCTGCTGGAGGAGACTGTGCCCTGCTACATATTGTACCGGCTAGACGCAAAGATACCGCTGGGCCACAGCTGGCTGCTGATCAGCTGGATCCCGGACACGGCCAGCATCCGGCAGAAGATGGTGTATGCCTCCACCAAGGCCACGCTCAAGACGGAGTTCGGCTCCGCGTACATCACCGAGGAGCTGCACGCCACCACTTTGGAGGAGACCACGCTGGAGGGCTACCGCAAGCACAAGCGGGACTTTGCTGCTCCCGCACCGCTGACCACGCGCGAAGAAGAGCTCAAGGAGCTGCGCAAGACAGAGGTGCACACCGAAATCAGCACGAACACACGGCACCAGACGCTTGGAGGTATCTCCTGCCCCCTGACGGACGCCACGGTGGCCGCTGTGCAGGATCTGGTGCGTGGCAACTACGACTACTTGCAGTTTCGCATCGATCTGGAGGAGGAGCGCATCCATGTCTCCCATGCGGCCCAGGTAGAGCTCTCCGCTCTGCCCAAGCAGGTGCCCGAGGATCATGCCCGCTACCATCTGTTCCTGTTCCGGCACACTCACGAGGGGGACTACCAGGAGTCGTATGTGTTTGTCTACTCCATGCCCGGATACACGTGCTCAGTGCGCGAGCGCATGATGTATTCCAGCTGCAAGGCGCCGTTCCTCGAGCAGCTGGCGGCCCTGGGAGTCGATGTGGTTAAAAAG CTGGAAATCGACAACGGTAACGAGCTGACTGAAGCCTACCTGCTGGACGAGCTGCATCCAAAGAAGATATTGCATCGTCCGGCATTTGCCAAGCCGAAGGGCCCACCGAATCGGGGCGCCAAGCGCCTCACGCGTCCCTCCAATGAAGACCAAGTCTGA
- the Abi gene encoding abl interactor 2 isoform X1: protein MLTEAPMASDNIMDELASLIRTEIPDGRQSLRDSYTNLERVADYCEDTYYRADNKKGALEATKNYTTQSLASVAYQINTLAYSYMQLLELQAQQLSEMESQMNHIAQTVHIHKEKVARREIGVLTANKVSSRQFKIVAPINPEKPIKYVRKPIDYSILDEIGHGINSAQHQVRQKHRGSSHGSVQSLIPPSVGPPPTTKPPTPPQMSRAGNTGTLGKSVSNTGTLGKSSREYRTPPVVNPPQVPSHYAPNYPIGHPKRMSTASSSTTMTTTTMGGGAAGNERAAGYSALPMPPSQQIATHVNLPSAGMMQSLPPPPPTTYDDRSSMPPAPPSPLTVSQHEMTEQSHIGMHTLGRNINRNPNRNHFSLNFARPGSQSPPLPPPPPPEDEHQDFGRPRTSTGPQLAPIVPEDQNLPGWVPKNFIEKVVAIYDYYADKDDELSFQESSVLYVLKKNDDGWWEGVMDGVTGLFPGNYVEPCV from the exons ATGTTAACCGAAGCCCCCATGGCCAGTGACAACATAATGGACGAACTAGCATCTTTGATACGCACCGAGATCCCCGACGGCCGCCAGAGCCTGCGAGACAGCTACACCAATCTCGAGCGGGTGGCCGACTACTGCGAGGACACCTACTACCGGGCGGACAACAAGAAGGGGGCTCTGGAGGCTACCAAGAACTACACCACCCAATCGCTGGCCAGCGTCGCCTACCAGATCAACACCCTGGCCTATAGCTATATGCAGCTCCTCGAGCTGCAGGCACAGCAGCTCAGCGAGATGGAGTCGCAGATGAATCACATCGCCCAGACGGTGCATATTCACAAGGAGAAGGTGGCCAGGAG GGAAATTGGCGTCTTGACCGCCAACAAAGTGAGTTCGCGGCAATTCAAGATTGTGGCTCCGATCAATCCGGAGAAGCCCATCAAGTATGTGCGCAAACCGATCGACTACTCGATTCTGGACGAGATAGGGCATGGCATCAACTCTGCCCAGCACCAGGTGCGTCAGAAGCACCGCGGCTCCAGCCACGGGTCTGTGCAATCCCTTATACCGCCTTCGGTGGGTCCGCCGCCCACCACCAAGCCCCCGACACCGCCGCAAATGTCGCGGGCGGGCAACACGGGCACCCTGGGAAAGTCGGTGAGCAATACCGGGACGCTGGGCAAGAGCTCACGGGAGTATCGCACTCCGCCGGTGGTCAATCCGCCGCAGGTGCCCTCGCACTACGCTCCCAACTATCCGATCGGGCATCCGAAGCGCATGTCTACGGCCTCGTCCAGCACCACGAtgaccaccaccaccatgGGCGGAGGAGCAGCGGGCAATGAGCGTGCCGCGGGATACAGTGCGCTGCCCATGCCCCCAAGCCAGCAGATAGCCACGCATGTGAATCTACCCTCGGCGGGCATGATGCAatcgctgccaccgccgccacctaCCACCTACGACGACAGGAGCAGTATGCCAC CAGCTCCTCCTTCGCCGCTGACTGTGTCGCAGCACGAGATGACCGAGCAGAGCCACATCGGAATGCATACGCTGGGTCGCAATATCAACAG GAATCCGAATCG GAATCATTTCAGTTTGAATTTCGCACGTCCGGGCTCGCAGTCGCCGCCtttgccgccaccgccgccgccagaggATGAGCACCAGGACTTTGGCAGGCCACGCACCTCGACGGGCCCCCAACTGGCGCCCATTGTGCCCGAGGATCAAAATTTGCCTGGCTGGGTGCCCAAGAACTTTATAGAAAAGG TGGTGGCCATCTATGACTACTATGCGGACAAGGATGATGAGCTCAGCTTCCAGGAGAGCTCGGTGCTGTATGTGCTCAAGAAGAACGACGATGGCTGGTGGGAGGGCGTCATGGATGGCGTGACCGGCCTCTTTCCGGGCAACTATGTGGAGCCCTGCGTCTAA
- the Abi gene encoding abl interactor 2 isoform X2: MLTEAPMASDNIMDELASLIRTEIPDGRQSLRDSYTNLERVADYCEDTYYRADNKKGALEATKNYTTQSLASVAYQINTLAYSYMQLLELQAQQLSEMESQMNHIAQTVHIHKEKVARREIGVLTANKVSSRQFKIVAPINPEKPIKYVRKPIDYSILDEIGHGINSAQHQVRQKHRGSSHGSVQSLIPPSVGPPPTTKPPTPPQMSRAGNTGTLGKSVSNTGTLGKSSREYRTPPVVNPPQVPSHYAPNYPIGHPKRMSTASSSTTMTTTTMGGGAAGNERAAGYSALPMPPSQQIATHVNLPSAGMMQSLPPPPPTTYDDRSSMPPPPSPLTVSQHEMTEQSHIGMHTLGRNINRNPNRNHFSLNFARPGSQSPPLPPPPPPEDEHQDFGRPRTSTGPQLAPIVPEDQNLPGWVPKNFIEKVVAIYDYYADKDDELSFQESSVLYVLKKNDDGWWEGVMDGVTGLFPGNYVEPCV, translated from the exons ATGTTAACCGAAGCCCCCATGGCCAGTGACAACATAATGGACGAACTAGCATCTTTGATACGCACCGAGATCCCCGACGGCCGCCAGAGCCTGCGAGACAGCTACACCAATCTCGAGCGGGTGGCCGACTACTGCGAGGACACCTACTACCGGGCGGACAACAAGAAGGGGGCTCTGGAGGCTACCAAGAACTACACCACCCAATCGCTGGCCAGCGTCGCCTACCAGATCAACACCCTGGCCTATAGCTATATGCAGCTCCTCGAGCTGCAGGCACAGCAGCTCAGCGAGATGGAGTCGCAGATGAATCACATCGCCCAGACGGTGCATATTCACAAGGAGAAGGTGGCCAGGAG GGAAATTGGCGTCTTGACCGCCAACAAAGTGAGTTCGCGGCAATTCAAGATTGTGGCTCCGATCAATCCGGAGAAGCCCATCAAGTATGTGCGCAAACCGATCGACTACTCGATTCTGGACGAGATAGGGCATGGCATCAACTCTGCCCAGCACCAGGTGCGTCAGAAGCACCGCGGCTCCAGCCACGGGTCTGTGCAATCCCTTATACCGCCTTCGGTGGGTCCGCCGCCCACCACCAAGCCCCCGACACCGCCGCAAATGTCGCGGGCGGGCAACACGGGCACCCTGGGAAAGTCGGTGAGCAATACCGGGACGCTGGGCAAGAGCTCACGGGAGTATCGCACTCCGCCGGTGGTCAATCCGCCGCAGGTGCCCTCGCACTACGCTCCCAACTATCCGATCGGGCATCCGAAGCGCATGTCTACGGCCTCGTCCAGCACCACGAtgaccaccaccaccatgGGCGGAGGAGCAGCGGGCAATGAGCGTGCCGCGGGATACAGTGCGCTGCCCATGCCCCCAAGCCAGCAGATAGCCACGCATGTGAATCTACCCTCGGCGGGCATGATGCAatcgctgccaccgccgccacctaCCACCTACGACGACAGGAGCAGTATGCCAC CTCCTCCTTCGCCGCTGACTGTGTCGCAGCACGAGATGACCGAGCAGAGCCACATCGGAATGCATACGCTGGGTCGCAATATCAACAG GAATCCGAATCG GAATCATTTCAGTTTGAATTTCGCACGTCCGGGCTCGCAGTCGCCGCCtttgccgccaccgccgccgccagaggATGAGCACCAGGACTTTGGCAGGCCACGCACCTCGACGGGCCCCCAACTGGCGCCCATTGTGCCCGAGGATCAAAATTTGCCTGGCTGGGTGCCCAAGAACTTTATAGAAAAGG TGGTGGCCATCTATGACTACTATGCGGACAAGGATGATGAGCTCAGCTTCCAGGAGAGCTCGGTGCTGTATGTGCTCAAGAAGAACGACGATGGCTGGTGGGAGGGCGTCATGGATGGCGTGACCGGCCTCTTTCCGGGCAACTATGTGGAGCCCTGCGTCTAA
- the Abi gene encoding abl interactor 2 isoform X4, with protein sequence MLTEAPMASDNIMDELASLIRTEIPDGRQSLRDSYTNLERVADYCEDTYYRADNKKGALEATKNYTTQSLASVAYQINTLAYSYMQLLELQAQQLSEMESQMNHIAQTVHIHKEKVARREIGVLTANKVSSRQFKIVAPINPEKPIKYVRKPIDYSILDEIGHGINSAQHQVRQKHRGSSHGSVQSLIPPSVGPPPTTKPPTPPQMSRAGNTGTLGKSVSNTGTLGKSSREYRTPPVVNPPQVPSHYAPNYPIGHPKRMSTASSSTTMTTTTMGGGAAGNERAAGYSALPMPPSQQIATHVNLPSAGMMQSLPPPPPTTYDDRSSMPPPPSPLTVSQHEMTEQSHIGMHTLGRNINRNHFSLNFARPGSQSPPLPPPPPPEDEHQDFGRPRTSTGPQLAPIVPEDQNLPGWVPKNFIEKVVAIYDYYADKDDELSFQESSVLYVLKKNDDGWWEGVMDGVTGLFPGNYVEPCV encoded by the exons ATGTTAACCGAAGCCCCCATGGCCAGTGACAACATAATGGACGAACTAGCATCTTTGATACGCACCGAGATCCCCGACGGCCGCCAGAGCCTGCGAGACAGCTACACCAATCTCGAGCGGGTGGCCGACTACTGCGAGGACACCTACTACCGGGCGGACAACAAGAAGGGGGCTCTGGAGGCTACCAAGAACTACACCACCCAATCGCTGGCCAGCGTCGCCTACCAGATCAACACCCTGGCCTATAGCTATATGCAGCTCCTCGAGCTGCAGGCACAGCAGCTCAGCGAGATGGAGTCGCAGATGAATCACATCGCCCAGACGGTGCATATTCACAAGGAGAAGGTGGCCAGGAG GGAAATTGGCGTCTTGACCGCCAACAAAGTGAGTTCGCGGCAATTCAAGATTGTGGCTCCGATCAATCCGGAGAAGCCCATCAAGTATGTGCGCAAACCGATCGACTACTCGATTCTGGACGAGATAGGGCATGGCATCAACTCTGCCCAGCACCAGGTGCGTCAGAAGCACCGCGGCTCCAGCCACGGGTCTGTGCAATCCCTTATACCGCCTTCGGTGGGTCCGCCGCCCACCACCAAGCCCCCGACACCGCCGCAAATGTCGCGGGCGGGCAACACGGGCACCCTGGGAAAGTCGGTGAGCAATACCGGGACGCTGGGCAAGAGCTCACGGGAGTATCGCACTCCGCCGGTGGTCAATCCGCCGCAGGTGCCCTCGCACTACGCTCCCAACTATCCGATCGGGCATCCGAAGCGCATGTCTACGGCCTCGTCCAGCACCACGAtgaccaccaccaccatgGGCGGAGGAGCAGCGGGCAATGAGCGTGCCGCGGGATACAGTGCGCTGCCCATGCCCCCAAGCCAGCAGATAGCCACGCATGTGAATCTACCCTCGGCGGGCATGATGCAatcgctgccaccgccgccacctaCCACCTACGACGACAGGAGCAGTATGCCAC CTCCTCCTTCGCCGCTGACTGTGTCGCAGCACGAGATGACCGAGCAGAGCCACATCGGAATGCATACGCTGGGTCGCAATATCAACAG GAATCATTTCAGTTTGAATTTCGCACGTCCGGGCTCGCAGTCGCCGCCtttgccgccaccgccgccgccagaggATGAGCACCAGGACTTTGGCAGGCCACGCACCTCGACGGGCCCCCAACTGGCGCCCATTGTGCCCGAGGATCAAAATTTGCCTGGCTGGGTGCCCAAGAACTTTATAGAAAAGG TGGTGGCCATCTATGACTACTATGCGGACAAGGATGATGAGCTCAGCTTCCAGGAGAGCTCGGTGCTGTATGTGCTCAAGAAGAACGACGATGGCTGGTGGGAGGGCGTCATGGATGGCGTGACCGGCCTCTTTCCGGGCAACTATGTGGAGCCCTGCGTCTAA
- the Abi gene encoding abl interactor 2 isoform X3, producing the protein MLTEAPMASDNIMDELASLIRTEIPDGRQSLRDSYTNLERVADYCEDTYYRADNKKGALEATKNYTTQSLASVAYQINTLAYSYMQLLELQAQQLSEMESQMNHIAQTVHIHKEKVARREIGVLTANKVSSRQFKIVAPINPEKPIKYVRKPIDYSILDEIGHGINSAQHQVRQKHRGSSHGSVQSLIPPSVGPPPTTKPPTPPQMSRAGNTGTLGKSVSNTGTLGKSSREYRTPPVVNPPQVPSHYAPNYPIGHPKRMSTASSSTTMTTTTMGGGAAGNERAAGYSALPMPPSQQIATHVNLPSAGMMQSLPPPPPTTYDDRSSMPPAPPSPLTVSQHEMTEQSHIGMHTLGRNINRNHFSLNFARPGSQSPPLPPPPPPEDEHQDFGRPRTSTGPQLAPIVPEDQNLPGWVPKNFIEKVVAIYDYYADKDDELSFQESSVLYVLKKNDDGWWEGVMDGVTGLFPGNYVEPCV; encoded by the exons ATGTTAACCGAAGCCCCCATGGCCAGTGACAACATAATGGACGAACTAGCATCTTTGATACGCACCGAGATCCCCGACGGCCGCCAGAGCCTGCGAGACAGCTACACCAATCTCGAGCGGGTGGCCGACTACTGCGAGGACACCTACTACCGGGCGGACAACAAGAAGGGGGCTCTGGAGGCTACCAAGAACTACACCACCCAATCGCTGGCCAGCGTCGCCTACCAGATCAACACCCTGGCCTATAGCTATATGCAGCTCCTCGAGCTGCAGGCACAGCAGCTCAGCGAGATGGAGTCGCAGATGAATCACATCGCCCAGACGGTGCATATTCACAAGGAGAAGGTGGCCAGGAG GGAAATTGGCGTCTTGACCGCCAACAAAGTGAGTTCGCGGCAATTCAAGATTGTGGCTCCGATCAATCCGGAGAAGCCCATCAAGTATGTGCGCAAACCGATCGACTACTCGATTCTGGACGAGATAGGGCATGGCATCAACTCTGCCCAGCACCAGGTGCGTCAGAAGCACCGCGGCTCCAGCCACGGGTCTGTGCAATCCCTTATACCGCCTTCGGTGGGTCCGCCGCCCACCACCAAGCCCCCGACACCGCCGCAAATGTCGCGGGCGGGCAACACGGGCACCCTGGGAAAGTCGGTGAGCAATACCGGGACGCTGGGCAAGAGCTCACGGGAGTATCGCACTCCGCCGGTGGTCAATCCGCCGCAGGTGCCCTCGCACTACGCTCCCAACTATCCGATCGGGCATCCGAAGCGCATGTCTACGGCCTCGTCCAGCACCACGAtgaccaccaccaccatgGGCGGAGGAGCAGCGGGCAATGAGCGTGCCGCGGGATACAGTGCGCTGCCCATGCCCCCAAGCCAGCAGATAGCCACGCATGTGAATCTACCCTCGGCGGGCATGATGCAatcgctgccaccgccgccacctaCCACCTACGACGACAGGAGCAGTATGCCAC CAGCTCCTCCTTCGCCGCTGACTGTGTCGCAGCACGAGATGACCGAGCAGAGCCACATCGGAATGCATACGCTGGGTCGCAATATCAACAG GAATCATTTCAGTTTGAATTTCGCACGTCCGGGCTCGCAGTCGCCGCCtttgccgccaccgccgccgccagaggATGAGCACCAGGACTTTGGCAGGCCACGCACCTCGACGGGCCCCCAACTGGCGCCCATTGTGCCCGAGGATCAAAATTTGCCTGGCTGGGTGCCCAAGAACTTTATAGAAAAGG TGGTGGCCATCTATGACTACTATGCGGACAAGGATGATGAGCTCAGCTTCCAGGAGAGCTCGGTGCTGTATGTGCTCAAGAAGAACGACGATGGCTGGTGGGAGGGCGTCATGGATGGCGTGACCGGCCTCTTTCCGGGCAACTATGTGGAGCCCTGCGTCTAA
- the Kif19A gene encoding kinesin-like protein KIF19 — MVLLVPIPGSRQVISQARRHVSIKGHSTTDHHQLDMAASAGAGSWSGSSGGSTSSQGRAIATAQTTQDERLVVAVRVRPSLEAAERCIDVISGGSLLYDDGSKNRPRQYSYDHVFRENDTQEQVYKTTTAPLVRDVLSGFNAAVFAYGATGSGKTHTMLGPVPRKKPATSDRAPPTAASGCETDVSSQDIGLMVRAIEDIFAHIESVEEEGACKVSISYLEIYNELIRDLLNPGGPLELREDNRGQRITVAGLSEITTSSRKEVVGLLMKGNKARTMEPTAANQTSSRSHALLSITVQTRTPLGTKQGRLFLTDLAGSERAKKTKNRGKRLQEGAHINRSLLALGNCINALSGGARYVNYRDSKLTRLLKEALSGRCKTVMIAHVAPESKHRDETKNTLVYADRANSITTKLQNSVYIDEFKDFPTKHYQSLVSELRDEVSRLRTKMLTDRPRSGKAAAAMATTTATAMATTASIQQPPVEVEEPDDQRKTELRYLREQIVLTFKQQMKLRRKLLEAESHLLGLELDAERQHMIISHWQGRIGKLYDAMGEDVESEGSVALKNAWGELAAIEKENRRYKEIRERTEQELEQCRQKGVKLEDELPERISSDEERELLALLCRVHELEADKVSLQAERLARQAELRRRDLQLLRAERQRRLCEDIISSQRRLIEEGNVDLPDELRELYGLYQQEIHAGVVTPSTSSYEKKLPPIYTAGSDSPGSSSSSEWSPASPLPPIEVQADPVDRVMGPPVNPRLPRLATGTAGGPRRSSLRMARNTHTRPHP; from the exons ATGGTTTTGTTGGTTCCCATCCCCGGCAGCCGGCAGGTCATCAGCCAGGCCAGGCGGCACGTGTCCATCAAAGGACATTCGACCACTGACCACCATCAATTGGACATGGCAGCCAGTGCGGGAGCTGGCAGTTGGTCGGGCAGTAGTGGAGGAAGCACATCCTCCCAAGGTCGAGCCATTGCAACGGCGCAAACCACGCAGGATGAGCGTCTAGTG GTGGCTGTTCGAGTACGTCCCAGTTTGGAGGCCGCTGAGCGCTGCATCGACGTGATCTCCGGTGGATCGCTGCTGTACGATGATGGCAGCAAGAATCGTCCGCGGCAATACTCCTACGACCATGTGTTCCGGGAGAACGATACACAGGAGCAGGTGTACAAGACGACCACGGCGCCGCTGGTGCGGGATGTGCTCAGCGGCTTCAATGCGGCCGTGTTCGCCTACGGAGCCACCGGATCCGGAAAGACGCACACCATGCTCGGCCCTGTGCCGCGCAAGAAGCCAGCGACGAGTGATCGTGCCCCGCCCACTGCTGCCTCCGGGTGCGAGACGGATGTAAGCAGCCAGGACATCGGGCTGATGGTGCGCGCTATCGAGGACATCTTTGCGCACATCGAGTccgtggaggaggagggagcTTGCAAGGTCTCCATCTCGTATCTAGAGATCTACAACGAGCTCATCCGCGATCTGCTCAATCCGGGAGGACCGCTGGAGCTGCGCGAAGATAATCGCGGACAGCGGATCACGGTGGCCGGTCTATCGGAGATCACCACGTCCAGCCGCAAGGAGGTGGTGGGCCTTCTGATGAAGGGTAACAAGGCCCGGACCATGGAGCCAACGGCCGCCAACCAGACCTCCTCCCGCAGCCACGCCCTGCTCAGTATCACGGTGCAGACGCGCACTCCGCTGGGCACCAAGCAGGGGCGTCTCTtcctcaccgatctggctggCTCAGAGCGAGCCAAGAAGACCAAGAACCGGGGCAAGCGACTCCAGGAGGGGGCCCACATCAACCGCAGCCTCCTGGCGCTGGGGAACTGCATCAACGCCCTGTCCGGTGGGGCCCGCTACGTCAACTATCGCGACTCCAAGCTGACACGCCTGCTCAAGGAGGCCCTGAGTGGCCGCTGCAAGACAGTCATGATCGCCCACGTGGCGCCCGAGAGCAAGCACCGCGACGAGACGAAGAACACCCTCGTGTATGCGGATCGCGCCAACAGCATTACCACCAAGCTGCAGAACTCTGTGTACATTGACGAGTTCAAGGACTTCCCCACCAAGCACTACCAGAGCCTGGTCTCAGAGCTCCGCGACGAAGTCTCCCGCCTGCGCACCAAAATGCTCACCGATAGGCCTCGCAGCGGAAAAGCCGCGGCtgcaatggcaacaacaacggcaacggcgatggcgacgacAGCCAGCATCCAGCAACCGCCAGTCGAGGTCGAGGAGCCGGACGATCAAAGGAAGACGGAGCTGCGGTACTTGCGGGAGCAGATTGTGCTTACCTTTAAGCAGCAAATGAAGCTACGCCGCAAGCTCCTCGAGGCCGAGAGCCACCTCCTGGGCCTAGAGCTGGATGCCGAGCGCCAGCACATGATCATCTCCCACTGGCAGGGACGCATTGGCAAGCTCTACGATGCAATGGGCGAGGATG TCGAATCCGAGGGTTCGGTGGCCCTGAAGAATGCCTGGGGCGAGCTGGCGGCCATTGAGAAGGAGAACAGACGCTACAAGGAGATACGCGAGCGCACCGAGCAGGAACTGGAGCAGTGTCGCCAAAAGGGCGTCAAGCTGGAGGAC GAGCTGCCGGAACGCATCAGCAGCGACGAGGAGCGGGAACTGCTGGCCCTGCTCTGTCGCGTTCACGAGCTGGAGGCGGACAAGGTGTCCCTGCAGGCGGAGAGACTGGCCCGCCAGGCGGAGCTGCGACGACGTGACCTTCAGCTGCTCCGGGCCGAGAGGCAGCGGCGCCTGTGCGAGGACATCATCAGTTCACAGAGGCGGCTCATCGAGGAGGGAAACGTGGACCTGCCGGACGAGCTGCGAGAGCTCTACGGCCTCTATCAGCAGGAAATCCATGCGGGCGTCGTCACGCCTAGCACCAGCAGCTACGAGAAGAAGCTGCCGCCCATCTACACAGCGGG ATCCGATTCTCCAGGCTCCAGCTCTAGCTCGGAGTGGTCTCCTGCCTCTCCTTTGCCGCCCATTGAGGTTCAAGCGGATCCTGTCGATCGCGTGATGGGCCCACCTGTAAATCCACGTCTGCCCCGACTCGCCACTGGAACTGCAGGCGGCCCCCGACGTTCATCTCTGCGTATGGCCAGGAATACACATACGCGGCCGCATCCGTAG